GAGCTCGCCCCCTTCGCCGTGTGGGGCACCCCCGTGCCCCGGCTCCTCGGGGGCGACCTGGTCTGGCTGGTCGACGGCTATCTCGCCTCGGACGCGTTCCCCGGCTCCAGCCGGGTGCGCTGGCGCGGGCGCTGGATCGGCACGCTCGTGGCGGGCTTCGTGGCGGTGGTCAACGCGGAATCCGGGGCCACCGACATCTACCTCCGGCACGGGGCAGGGGAGGTGGCCAAGGAATGGCAGGTGCTGACGGACAGCCTCATCCGGCCCAGTTCCGCCATCCCGCCCGAGGTGGTGCGCGCCCTGCCATACCCCGCCGAACTGCTCGAGGTCCAGCTCCGGGTGCTGGGCCAGGCGCACTGGGAGCTGGGAGAGGCGGTCGGACGCGGGGAGGCGGTGTCGGTCAGCGGCCCGCCGCCGGAAGGGATCTGGGAGGCCGATACCAGCGGGGTGGCGATCGTGGTGCCCTTTGCCCGCGCGGGCGCCCGGGAGGTCGCCGGCATCGTGCAGGCGCATGTGGCCGATGGCTGGGAGCACCTCGCGCTGTTCCGCCTCGACACCCTCGTCTCCCTGCCGGACCCCACCGCCCTCGCTACGCGATGGGGGAAGTTCCCGACCTTCCAGCAGCTCCGCGACTCGGTGGAAAAAGAGGGATCGCGGCTCGAGGCCGGGCCGGTGCGTTACTGGCCCACGGCGGTCGGGCTGGGGGCCTACCAGCCCTGGTTTGCCCACCGGGAGGGGACGGAGCCGATGCTCAAGTGGGTGAGCCTCGCGGTGCCCGACCGGCGCGGGGCGGGGCACGATTTCGAGGAGGCCTGGCAGAACCTGCTCGGGCTCTCCGCCCCCATCATCAGCGCCGGCGCGAGGGGCAGCCAGCTGCTCGAGGCCCGGCGGCATCTCGATGCCGCCGAGACGGCGCTGACCCGCGGCGACCTGGAGGGCTTCGCCCGTGCGTGGGAGGCACTCAAGCGCACCCTCCGATCGCCCTAAGTGCCAATCTTGCTTTCGGTTAGCTCACCCCTTACCTTCCGCCCCGCCATGCACCCCCGCCGCCAGTGCGCCGGGTGCGCCGTTCGTCTCCGCCGTCCGAGGACATCGTGAATCTCCATGAATATCAGGGGCGCGCCCTGTTCCGCGCCGCGGGCATCCCGATGCCCGACGGCGACGTCGCGTCGACGCCCAGCGAGGCCGAGGCGATCGCCCGGCGGGTCGGGGGCACCGTCGTCGTGAAGGCGCAGGTCCACGCGGGTGGGCGGGGCAAGGCGGGGGGAGTCAAGCTCGCGAAGAATGCGGCCGAGGCGGCGGAAGCCGCCGAGAAGATCCTCGGCATGGCCATCAAGGGCCTGGTGGTGCAGCGGGTCCTGGTGGTGCCGGCGGCGGATATCGCCAGCGAGGCCTACGTGGGCCTGATCATGGACCGGGCCACGCAGCGGCCCGTCTTCATGGTGAGCCCCGCCGGGGGCATCGACATCGAGGAGGTGGCCGCCAAGACGCCGGAGAAGATCCGCCGGCTCGCGGTTGATCCCCGCTACGGCCTGCTGCCCCACCAGGCGCTGCAGCTGGCGCTCTTCCTGTACCAGGATATCGCCAAGGCCCGGGCCGCGGCGCGCATCATGGAGCAGCTCTACCAGGTCTTCACGGGCAACGGGTGTTCGCTGGCGGAGATCAACCCGCTCGTGACCACGCCGGACGGCCGGGTCGTGGCGCTCGATGCCAAGATCTCCATCGACGACAACGAGCTCGATCGCCGGCCCGACCTCGCGCTGCTGCGTGACGAGTCGGCGGAGGAGCCGAGCGAGGTGCAGGCCCGCCGTGCCAACCTCACGTTCATCAAGCTCGAGGGGAACGTGGGCTGCGTCGTCAACGGCGCGGGCCTGGCGATGGCCACGATGGACCTGGTCAAGTTCTACGGTGGCGAGCCGGCAAACTTCCTCGACATCGGGGGCAGTTCCAACCCCGACAAGGTCGTCAACGCCCTCCGCATCATCACCAGCGACGCCAACGTCAAGGCGATCCTCTTCAATATCTTCGGCGGGATCACCCGCACCGATGACGTGGCCAACGGGATCAAGACGGCGCTGTCGCAGTTCCCCGTGAAGGTCCCGATCGTGGTGCGCCTGACCGGCACCAACGAGGCGGAGGCGGTGAAGATCCTGCAGGGCATCGGCATGACCGCGCTCTCCGACATGGACGAGGCGGTCCAGAAGGTCGTCGCGCTGGTCCGGGGGGCCGCATGAGCATCTTCATCGACAAGGGCACCCGCCTGGTGGTGCAGGGCATCACCGGGCGCGACGGCTCGTTCCACACCCGGCAGATGCTGGAGTACGGCACCCAGGTGGTGGCCGGCGTGACGCCGGGCAAGGGTGGGCAGCTGTTCGAGGGCAAGGTGCCGGTGTTCAACACGGTCGAGGAGGCCGTCACGGCCACCGGGGCCAACACCTCCGTGATCTACGTGCCTCCCGCCGGGGCGGCCGGCGCCATCTTCGAGGCCGCCGATGCCGGGCTCGGGCTGGTCGTCTGCATCACCGAGGGGGTCCCGGTCATGGACATGACCCGGGTGCTCCCCTATGTCCGCGAGCGCGGCGCCCGGCTCCTCGGCCCCAACTGCCCGGGGCTGATCACGCCGGGCGCCGCCAAGGTGGGCATCATCCCGGGGAATATCTGCCTCCCTGGGCGGGTGGGGCTGGTCTCCCGCTCCGGCACCCTCACCTACGAGGTGGTGAACCACCTCACCCGGCACAAGATCGGGCAGAGCACCTGCGTCGGGATCGGCGGGGACCCGCTCAACGGGACCTCCTTCATCGACTGCCTGCGGGCGTTCCAGGACGATCCAGGCACCGAGCTGATCGTCATGATGGGCGAGATCGGTGGCACCGACGAGCAGAACGCCGCCGCGTTCGTGCGGGACCACGTGACCAAGCCGGTGGTTGGGTTCATCGCGGGCCAGACGGCACCGCCGGGGCGGCGGATGGGCCACGCCGGCGCCATCATTTCGGGGTCGTCCGGGACGGCGGCCGAGAAGATCGCCGCCTTCGAGGCCGCGAAGATCGCGGTCATGCGGCGGCCGGTGGACGTGGTGGAGTTGGTCAAGGCGCGGCTCAAGTAGATCCCGCGCCCCGCGGCGGGGCGCGGCACCCATCACCCTGAATCACGGACGACACGACGTGGCCAAGATCCTCACGCTGGGCATGCTCAAGCCCGACGCGATCGCCAGCGGCAAGGCGGGGCAGATCATCGCCCACATCCAGAAGGAAGGCTTCACCATCCGGGCGGCCCGGCTGACCCGGCTGTCGGAGGCCCAGGCGGCCAGGTTCTACGAGGTCCACAAGGACCGGCCCTTCTACAAGGACCTGGTCTGGTTCATGACCTCCGGCCCGGTCCTGCCGATGGCCTTGGAGCGGGACGATGCCGTGGCCCATTTCCGGAAGATCCTGGGGGCCACCGACCCGGCCGAGGCCGAGGCGGGCACCATCCGCAAGCTGTACGCGGAATCCAAGGGAAAGAACGCGGTCCACGGGTCCGACAGCCCGGAGAACGGGGTGCGTGAGGTGGCCTTCTTCTTCCCGGAGAGCGAGATCGCCGGGCTCTGGGGTTGAACCGGCCGCGCCGGGCCGTCCCGGGAGCAGATTTCGCGGAGGCCCAACGGTGATCTTGACCCAAGTCGTTGTCCCGGTTAGGTTTTGGGGCTATGCTTCTGGTGGACGTTCGGCAGCTGCACGACGGCCCCGTCGAGACCGAAGGCCAGCTCGCCGCGGATGATCCGTTGTTCACGGGCCTCGAGCTCCAGCTCGAGGGCCCGGTGCGGGTCTCGGGTCGACTGGCCGAGACGGGGACCGAGGAGTTCTTCTGGCGCGCGCACGTGGCCGGTCGGCTCCGCGGGGCCTGCCGGCGCTGCCTGGCCGATGTGGTGGTTCCCCTCGAGCAGGATATCGAGGTGCTGTTCAGCGCCGACCCGGAGGCCGCCGACGACCCGGCCGTCTACCCGGTGGAAGCGCCTGTGACCCGGATCGATGTCCGGCCGGCGGTGCGTGAGGAAGTGGCCCTGGCGGCCTCGACCTTCCCGCTCTGCCGCGAGGACTGCGCCGGCCTCTGTCCCCGCTGCGGGACGGATCTCAACACCGGGCCGTGCGGCTGCGCGGCCCCTTCTCGCTGAGGCTTCACGATGGCTGTCCCGAAGCGCAAGACGTCCAAGTCCCGCAAGCGGCTCCGGCGGGGGCACCACAAGGCCGCCTCCGTGGCCACCCAGCCGTGTCCGCGCTGCACCTCCCCGAAGCTGTCGCACCGGGTCTGCCCGACCTGCGGCTACTACCGGGGCAAGAAGATGATTGAGGTCGAGGACGCCTGACGGTGATCCGGATCGCTCTCGACGCCATGGGCGGGGACAACGCCCCGCAGGCGGAAGTCGAGGGTGCCGTACAGGCCCTGACCGAGCTCCCCCCGGGGTTCGTGATCCAGCTGGTGGGGCGACGCGAGGCCATCGAGGCCGAGCTGGCCCGCCACCCCGGCGTCGACCGGTCGCGCATCGAACTCCATGATGCGCCCGACGTCATCGGCATGCACGAGAAGCCGCTGGCCGCCATCCGCAAGAAGCCCAACTCGAGCCTGGCCATCGGGCTCGGCCTGCAGAAGGCGGGCGCGTCGGACGCCCTGGTCTCCGCCGGCAACACCGGCGCGGTGCTGGTGGGCTCCACGCTGCTGCTGGGCCTCCACGAGGGCGTGGAGCGCGCCACCGTCGCCTCGCTCATCCCCAGCACCGACGACCCCGTCCTCCTCCTCGACGCCGGCGCCACCATCGACTGCTCGCCCCGCGAGCTGGTCGGCTTTGCCTGGCTCGGCACCATCTACATGCAGGATGTGCTGGGCCGCCCCAACCCCAAGGTCGGGCTCCTCAACGTGGGCGAGGAGGACGAGAAGGGGAACGCGGCGGCCAAGGAGGCGCACCAGCTCCTCAAGCAGGCCGCCGGGATCACTTACGTCGGGAACGTCGAGGGCCGGGACATCGTCGCCGGTCACCCCGCGGTCGGCATGCTCGACATCGTGGTGTGCGACGGCTTCGTCGGCAACATCGTGCTCAAGTTCTACGAGTCGGTGGCCAAACTCATCGTCAAGCTGGTCAAGCGGGAATCGCCTGCGGTGCTGCAGCAGCCTGAGATCCGCGGTGTGTTCCGGCACCTGGACTACAGCGAGTATGGCGGCGCCCCGCTGCTCGGGGTCAAGGGCGTGAGCATCATCTGCCACGGGTCCTCCTCGCCCAACGCGTTCAAGAACGCGATCCGGGTGGCCACCCAGGCCGTCGCCCACGACCTGAGCGCGCACATCGGGGCCAAGTTCGCGCGCCGCGAGGCGGAGTCCCGCCCCTGATGCAGCGGCCCTTCGCGCATCTCGCCGGTCTCGGCGTCTACCTCCCGTCGCAGGTCGTGACCAACCAGGACTTCGCCACCCGCCTGGAGACCTCCGACCAGTGGATCGTGGAGCGCACCGGCATCCGGGAGCGCCGCTACGCCTCCCCGGCCGAGCCGGTGTCGGTCATGGCCCGGGGCGCGAGCGAGGCCGCGTTGCAGCGCGCCGGCCTGACCGCCGCCGAGCTCGACGCCATCCTGGTGGCCACCGCCTCGCCGGACCGGCCGCTCCCCTCGACCGCCTGCAGCCTGCAGGCCCTCCTCGGGGCCCAGAAGGCGGCCGCCTTCGATCTGTCGGCCGCCTGCTCCGGGTTCCTCTACGGCCTCACGGTGGCCGAGGGGCTCATCTGCGCCGGGCAGGCCCGGCACGTGCTCGTCGTCGGGGGCGAGAAGCTCACCGCGATCACCGACCAGCAGGACCGCTCCACCGCGATCCTGTTCGGCGATGGGGTGGGCGCGGCGATCGTCTCCGCGGGCAGCCGGGACGGACGGGGGATCCTCTCCACGTTCATCAAGTCCGATGGCCGCCTCGCGGAGCTGCTCTACATCCCGGGCGGTGGCACCCTCGACCCGATCAGCGAGAAGGTGGTCCGGGAGCGGTCGCACTACATGAAAATGGCCGGCCGCGAGGTCTTCAAGCACGCGGTGCTCACCATGGCGGAGGCCTGTGACGAGGCCATCCGACGGGCGGGCATCACGCCGGACGCGATCGACCTCATGGTGCCGCACCAGGCCAACGTGCGGATCATCGACGCGACCGCCAAGCACGGCGGGATCCCGCCCGAGAAGGTGGTCGTGACCGTCGACCGGTACGGCAACACCTCCGCGGCCTCGATCCCGATGGCGCTGGCGCACGCGGAGGCGACCGGGCGGCTGCAGCCGGGCATGCTGGTGCTGCTCGTGGCGTTCGGCGCGGGGTTCACCTGGGGCAGCGCGGTGATCCGGTGGTGACCGTGGTCATGTGCCCCGGCCAGGGGGCCCAGAGGGTCGGCATGGGGAAGGACCTGGCCGAGCGGTTTCCCGAGGCCCGGGACACCTTTGCCCGCATCGACGACGCCCTCGGGGTGGCCCTCTCCCGGATCATGTGGGAGGGCCCCGAGGCGGAACTCACCCTCACTCACAACACCCAGCCGGCGATCCTGGCCCACAGCGCCGCGGTGTGGGCGGTGGTGGGGGAGCGGCTTGGTCCCACCCTCCGCGCGGCGGCCGGCCACAGCCTTGGCGAATACAGCGCCTACGTGGCCGCGGGCGCGCTGGATGCCGCCAGCGCCGCGCGGCTGGTGCGCCGGCGCGGCGAACTCATGTACGAGGCAGGCACCCGCCGGCCTGGCGCCATGGCCGCGGTGCTGGGGCTCGACACCGCCCAGGTCGAGGCGGCCTGTGCCGAGGCCTCCACCGGCGCCGAAGTCGCCGTGGCGGCCAACCTCAACGCGCCCGACCAGACCGTCCTCTCCGGCGACCCGGCGGCGGTGGAACGCGCGGGGGCGGGGTGCAAGGCGCGCGGGGCCAAGCGGGTGATCGGGCTCAAGGTGAGCGGGGCGTTCCACTCCCCGCTGATGGAGCCGGCTGTCGCCGGCCTGGCGGAGGCGCTGGCGGGGGCCACCTTCGCCGACCCGAGGGTCCCGATCGTGGCCAACGCCAGCGCGGAGCCGGTGGCCACCGCGGCCCGCGCGCGGGCCCTGCTCGCGGCTCAGCTCACCGCGCCGGTCCGCTGGGTGGGGTGCATGCAGCAGGCGGCGGTGCTGGCGCCCGGCGCCACGTTCGTCGAGGTCGGCCCGGGCAACGTCCTGGCCGGCCTGCTCAAGCGGATCGTGCCGGGGGCGCCCACGCTCACACTGGGCACCGCCGACGACGTCGAGACGTTCCTCACCACCAGCTGACGGCGACCGGACGCATGGCGCATCCCATCGATCTCGGCGGCAAGACCGCCTTTGTCACCGGGTCCACCCGCGGCATCGGCCGCGCGGTGGCCGGTGCGCTGCACCAGGCGGGGGCCCGGGTGGCGATCGTGGGCCGGGACCAGGCCCGCGCCGAGGCCGTGGCCGCGGAGCTCGGGGAGCGGGCCTGCGGGGTGGCCTGCGACGTGGCCGATGGAGCCCAGGTCGAGGCCGCGGTGGCCCAGGCGGAGCAGGCGCTCGGCCCGGTGGACATCCTGGTGAACAACGCCGGCATCACCCGCGACAACCTGCTCCTGCGGATGAGCGAGTCCGAGTGGCACGAGGTGCTCGAGGCGAACCTCACCGGTGCCTTCCACACCACGAAGGCCGTGCTCAAGGGCATGATGAAGCGGCGCGCCGGCCGGATCATCAACGTGACCAGCATCATCGGCCTGACCGGCAACAAGGGCCAGGCCAACTACGCCGCCAGCAAGGCGGGGCTGATCGGCCTGACCAAGTCGGTGGCCAAGGAGTACGGCAGCCGGGGCCTGCTGGTCAATGCCGTGGCCCCCGGGTTCATCGACACCGACATGACCAGCGCCTTGCCCGAGGAGGCCCGGACGGCCATGTTGGGCGGCATCGTGCTGGGCCGCTTCGGACGCCCCGAGGACGTGGCGGGCGCCGTCCTCTTTCTGGCCTCCGATCTGGCGGGCTACATTACCGGACAGGTCCTGGTGGTGGACGGCGGACTCGCCGTCTGATCCCGGGCCCCACTTTACCCCCACCTCTCCAAGAGGAACGTCATGAGCAACGTTGAAGAACGCGTCAAGGACATCATCGTCGAGGAACTCGGCGTCGAACGTGAGAAGCTCACGAACGAGGCCAGCTTCATGGAAGACCTCGGCGCGGACAGCCTCGACACTGTCGAGCTCGTGATGGCGTTCGAGAAGGAATTCGACATCGACATCCCCGACGAAGAGGCGGAGAAGCTGCGCACCGTCGGCGACGCGCTGAAGTACCTGCACGAGAAGCTCGGGAAGTAGCTTGGCGCGCCGAGTCGTCGTGACCGGGGTCGGGCTGGTGTCTCCGCTCGGCCCCGACGTGGAGAGCACGTGGAGCGGCCTGCTGGCGGGCCGTTCCGGGGCCGCGCCCATCACCAAGTTCGACCCGGCGCGGCTGAGCGTCCGGTTCGCGTGCGAGGTGAAGGGGTTCGACCCGCTCGCCTACATGGACCGCAAGGAAGCCAAGCGCTTCGACCTGTTCTCCCAGTTTGCGCTGGGCGCCGCCCACCAGGCGATGACCCAGGCGCAGCTCGAGGGCAAGGTGCCCGACCCCAACCGGGTGGGCGTCATCCTCGGCAGCGGCATCGGGGGGATGCAGACGTACGAGGACAACTGCGCCGCGTACATCCTCAAGGGCCCCGACCGGGTGTCTCCCTTCTTCGTGCCGATGTTCATCGCCAACATGGCCCCGGGCCTGGTGTCGATGCGCTACGGTCTCAAGGGCCCCAACTACGCCACCGTCTCGGCCTGCGCCTCCTCCGCGCACGCCATCGGCGAGTCGTACAACCTGATCCGCGCCGGCACCGCCGACGCCATGGTCACCGGCGGGTCGGAGGCGGCGATCACCGGCCTCACCGTGGCCGCCTTCTCCAACATGAAGGCCATGTCCACCCGCAATGATGACCCGACCACCGCCAGCCGGCCCTTCGACAAGGACCGGGACGGCTTCGTGCTCGGCGATGGCGGAGCGGTGGTGGTGCTGGAGAGCCTGGAGCATGCCCAGCGGCGTGGCGCCACGATCCTCGCCGAGGTGGTGGGCTACGGGCTGAGCGGCGATGCATACCACATGTCCGCGCCCGCACCCGAGGGCGAGGGCGCTCAGCGCGCCATGAAGATGTGCCTGGCCGACGGCGGCCTCCGCCCCGAGGTGGTGGGGTACATCAATGCACACGGCACCTCCACGCCCCAGGGCGACATCGCCGAGACCCAGGCGGTCAAGGCGGTCTTCGGGAGCCACGCCGCGTCGCTCATCTTCGGCTCCACCAAGTCGATGACCGGGCACCTCCTCGGCGGCGCGGGGGCGCTCGAGTTCGCGGTCTCCATGCTGGTGGCCACGACGGGCAAGGTCCCGCCGACGATCAACCAGTTCCACACCGATCCCGAGTGCGACCTCTTCTGCGCGCCCAACACCATGGTCGAACGCGCCGTGGATGTGGCCATGTCCAACTCCTTCGGGTTCGGTGGCCACAACGTGTCGCTGGCGGTCCGGCGCTTCATGGCCTGAGCCGGCACGGCGGCACGGCGTACCTCGCGGCCCCCGGTTGACGAACGTCGCCGGGGGCCGCAGCCTTCAGGGAAGGCCCTCGGTCGTGTTTCCCCCTTCCGGTCCCACTCCATGCCCACCTGGCACCGCCTCGGTACCCGTGAGGAGCTCGCCGCCCGGGCGCCCCTGGCGCTCAAGCTTGACCGGCAGCAGGTCGCGGTGTTCCTCCACGAGGGGCAGTTCCGGGCCATCGGCAATCGCTGCAACCACCGCGGCGGCCCGCTGTGCGAGGGCCAGGTCCGGGGTGAGTTCGTCATGTGCCCCTGGCACGCCTGGGAATACAGCCTCATCACCGGGCAGGGCCCGCCGGGATACGAGGCGGAGGCGGTGCCGGTCTTTGCCATCGAGGAGCGCCCCGACGGCGTCTACCTGGACACCGACCCGGTGCGGCCACGGCGCCTGGTACGGCACGACCCGCATCCGCTCACGGTGCTCGACACTCGCCCGGCCGGGGGCCCCCCGCGCGTCCTTGGCCTGTCCACCACCGGGATGGACGACGGCAATCCCCGCTTCTCGACGTCGGATCACCTGCTGGAGGCCGCGCTGGGGCACGCCCGTTCCCACCTGGGCGCGGAGACCCGCCTGCTGCGGCTGCGGGAGCTCCAGTTCCGGGCCTGCGAGGGGAACTACTCCAAGGCGGCGCAGGCCTGCACCTGGCCCTGCGCCATCACGGAGCGTGACCCGGAGGACCAGCTGACCCCGGTGTACGAGGGGCTGGTGCAGTGGGCCGACGTGGTCCTCCTTGCCACGCCCATCCGGTGGGGCCAGGCCTCGGCGCTGTACTACCGCATGGCGGAGCGCCTCAACTGCATCCAGAACCAGATGACCATCCACAACCGGTGCCTGATCCAGCGCAAGGTCGCGGCGTTCATCGTCACCGGGGGCCAGGACAACGTGCAGGGGGTCGCGGGGCAGCTGCTGACCTTCTGGGGCGAGCTGGGGTTCCTGTTCCCGCAGTTCCCGTTCATCGCCCACACGCGTGGCTGGGACGCCGAGGACATGGAGACCAACGTCCGACAGGTGCGGGCCAGCGAGGCCCTCGCCGGCGCCGCCCGCGAACTGGCGGAGCGCTCGGTGGAGCTCTGGGCGTTGCTGGACCGGCACCGGGCCGCGACGGTGCGGCCGATGGAGCGGAGTGGCCGCAAGGCCCAGCGGCTGGGGGGAGTGCCGGCTGCGGAGGAGGAGGCTAGCGGGTGAGCGGGGGCAGGGTGGAGTGCCGCAGCCCCTGGATGAGCAGGGCCAGGGAGATCGGAAAGCGCTCGCCCGCCGCCGGCGCGATCGTCGCGTAGCTGACCAGGGAGGTCCGCAGCCGCTCGTACGCGGCCGCGGCCTCCGGTTTCTGGAAGGTCACCCGGGCCGGCTCGAGCACCAGCCGGTTGCGCTCGGTGTTCAGAAGGGTGTACAGCTCCTCGAGGTTCCGGATCAGCGTTTCGGTCCGCGCCGCGCCCGCCATGTTCTCCAGGTGAATGAACCGCACCCGCCACTCGGACATCTCGGCCCGGGTCCAGCGGCCGGAAGCCAGCATGCGGCTGGCGGAGTCCTGGTAGGCCCCCTCGACGGCCAGGGCACGGGTCCGGAATCCGGCGCGCAGCACCCGGAAGACGTGTAGCCGCTCGAGCAGGGCGGCCACGCTGTCCTGGCTGCGCAGCCGTTCCATGGCGAGCAGGTCACCAAGGCCGAGGGTCCGAACACTGTCGGAGAAGGTGGCGCTGAGGATCTCCCCCGTCTGCACCAGCCGGTTGGCCAGGTTGTACGGCTCCATGCGAAGGCGGGTCTGGGCATCGCTGTGCTGCCCCGGCGCCGGGAGCGGGGGGAGGTTCCGGGCGCTGCGGGAGGAGTCCCGGAGTCGGATCGCCTCCTCGCTGGTCTCTGCGGTCGGGAGCACCGCCAGGCTGACGCCCACCAGCAGGATCAGGCCGGCCACGGCGGTGGCGGAGGGGAGGATCCACCCGGGACGCTTGCGGGCGGCCAGCTCGCGGGCGCTCTGGGACACCATCTGGTACACCGGCACGGTGCCACCATGCACCAGCTCGCCCACGGTTGGGAGTGGCGCCAGGTCCTCCTGGTCCACGGTGGCGACCAGGCTGGCGGCGCGCTCACGAGCGGCGGCGTACTCCGGGTGCACGGTGATCGGCAGCCACTGCTCGATCTTGGAGTGAAAGACCATCGCCTCAGGCGAAATCACCCCGCTCTGGATGCCCAGGGCGAGTTCTTCGACCGAACGGAATACGGCCTCCTCCCCGGAGGCGAGCCGGACACGGAACATGATGGAGCAGTATAACTTCGGCGCCTATCGGGCGGGAAGCACCAGCGCGGGATCAGCGGGCGGGGGGCGGGCTGCCGGTCCCGAGCGCCTGGAGCAGCCGGGGAATGGTGGCCCCGCTGGCGAGCTCCCGGGCATCCCTCCAGTCGGCCAGGGCGAGCAGGATCCGGCGGCGGATCTCGGTGTACTCCCGGGCCGTACGCGGCTCGGCGAAGCGCAGGGTCCCCGCGACGTAGCTGAACCGCCCCTGCTGGGCCACCAGGAGCGCAAACAGGCTGTCGACGTCGGCCAGGAGGGCGCGGGCCGACTCCGCGGTTTCGAACGACTCCCGCAACGAGCCCCGTCCGCCGGGATCGTCGGGCCGGAAGGTCTGCTCCAGCATTACCTCGCGACCGCGGTACACCCGGACGATATTCCCGGCCGCCGCGACGGTCCGGCGGGCCGCCCGGATGCTGTCGGGGCCGCTGAACCGGCTCGGGGCAAAGACGCGGCGGAACTGGACATAGTCGAAGCCCTCGTCCATCTCCGCGCGGGCCTCGGCGTAGGCCTCGACATAGGTCGGGGCCGCGTTCCGGCTCGCGGGCAGCCGCGACACCCGGGTCGGCTCCGCGTTGGCCAGGGGAATCGGACCCAGGGGCAGGGGGGCGGACGGCGCGGGATAGGCTCGGGAATACATGCCGGGCGCAGCGGGACTCGCGACCCGGGCTGGGCCCAGCGCGGGGGCGACGGGCTCGGCGGCCAGGGCCCCGTCCGCCGCGTGGGGCAGCGGCGGCATGGAGTCGAACGGGGACATCCCCTCCTGGACCTCGCCGGAAGGCACCCGCACCGAACCCAGCCAGCGAGCCAGCGGCGGACCGGCGAGCATGGCACCACCGCCAACGAGGCAGAGACCGCCCACCCCCATGGCCAGCGCCAGCATGACCCGGAGCTTCCGGGCGCGGGTTGCTCCGTGAAACACGGGCGCCTCGGTGGCCACTGGTGTGGGGTCCAGGGCGGGGTCGTACTCGGTCTCGATGGGGGGGACCGAATCGGGGAGGTACGGCGCCGCATCCGAGGCCGTGAACGCGATGGCTGGTACCAACTCGATCGGGGCGACCTCCGGCTCGGGAACGGGGGGCGGCTCCAGCGGTAGGGC
The Gemmatimonadota bacterium DNA segment above includes these coding regions:
- the fabF gene encoding beta-ketoacyl-ACP synthase II — its product is MARRVVVTGVGLVSPLGPDVESTWSGLLAGRSGAAPITKFDPARLSVRFACEVKGFDPLAYMDRKEAKRFDLFSQFALGAAHQAMTQAQLEGKVPDPNRVGVILGSGIGGMQTYEDNCAAYILKGPDRVSPFFVPMFIANMAPGLVSMRYGLKGPNYATVSACASSAHAIGESYNLIRAGTADAMVTGGSEAAITGLTVAAFSNMKAMSTRNDDPTTASRPFDKDRDGFVLGDGGAVVVLESLEHAQRRGATILAEVVGYGLSGDAYHMSAPAPEGEGAQRAMKMCLADGGLRPEVVGYINAHGTSTPQGDIAETQAVKAVFGSHAASLIFGSTKSMTGHLLGGAGALEFAVSMLVATTGKVPPTINQFHTDPECDLFCAPNTMVERAVDVAMSNSFGFGGHNVSLAVRRFMA
- a CDS encoding NAD(P)H-dependent oxidoreductase; its protein translation is MPTWHRLGTREELAARAPLALKLDRQQVAVFLHEGQFRAIGNRCNHRGGPLCEGQVRGEFVMCPWHAWEYSLITGQGPPGYEAEAVPVFAIEERPDGVYLDTDPVRPRRLVRHDPHPLTVLDTRPAGGPPRVLGLSTTGMDDGNPRFSTSDHLLEAALGHARSHLGAETRLLRLRELQFRACEGNYSKAAQACTWPCAITERDPEDQLTPVYEGLVQWADVVLLATPIRWGQASALYYRMAERLNCIQNQMTIHNRCLIQRKVAAFIVTGGQDNVQGVAGQLLTFWGELGFLFPQFPFIAHTRGWDAEDMETNVRQVRASEALAGAARELAERSVELWALLDRHRAATVRPMERSGRKAQRLGGVPAAEEEASG